The Hippoglossus hippoglossus isolate fHipHip1 chromosome 2, fHipHip1.pri, whole genome shotgun sequence DNA segment ttgttcattttctactgtaacaaaagagaaaaagctcCGTTTGAAACCAGCTTTACTTTAAAGTATGAGGCCGAGGTCACGTCTCTTCCCCACCAGGGGGAACCGTGGAGCTCGCTGTGTGCAGAGTCACGCTGCAGCTGAGGAGAAACTTCCACTTACTGCTCACACAAAGATGGAGGCTGTCTGTCGTTCACACGTCATTCAGTGAAGaatgtgagacagtgtgtcctgcTTGTCCTACATCCTGTCCAGTTATCTGGTGACTTCTCTGGTCATTCTGCAAAactgttttatgattttttgtGGTTGCTTTTTCTCTCgttatttttgcattgttttgtgGACACTTCATATATCTTTTACTCGATTTGCACCATTTTGTGATCAGTATTTTGTCATTCTGCGTCTCTTATAATTTCTCTTCACTGGAAATAAAGGTCCTTCCACCAAAAGAGGAACAGCAGGGACCTGTATGAAAGTAAAATCTGAAAGTTTCATGTGGAAGCCACAGTTCCTGAATAAGGAGCTGACAGAGAATGAGACAGTGTGATTGGTCAGAGGGGGAAGAGGATGTGCTGCTTGTTCAGTTTAGTTTATAAATcttaaaagatataaaatgtcagatattTAAATGTTCTGGTGTAAATGTTGAGAAAAACTCACCATTATGCTCTGGTTTAATTTCAAAAGAGGCATCACACTGCCATCTGGTGTCAGAAACGGTGCAGTTCACCTAAAGAGGAAACATACAGCTGTCCCATGgagtaagaaaaagaaattcactTATGTTTTGAGTTATAAGTTTCTGAAATAATTAGttaattttaaacaaacatttatacaATTGTAAATATGTGGACAAACCACCTCAGCCTCTAAGAAACTGATTTTCTCAAATAGAATAATTAAATCAACAGATACAtaatttcagcttcatttcctTGTTTCTTAAAAGCAAATTAATTGCCAATAACTCTGCTCAATGATTAATTTACAATTTCCAAACAGGAAAGTAATTAACCTGGAATAATGTCGTCGGAACAAGAGAAGTCGATGTAAACagctttatttagaaaaaagcTACAGATGAATTATTCTCCTTCACTGGAGATTTGAATAAAACCAAACACCATTGGATTGAGCtcagacaaactgctgcagtggcAGGAACGTTTTGTTTATTAGTGGTCGACACACCAGCTGTCAAACTGCACATGAACACTCTGTtgaacattaaaataaactctGGACATTATAATCTGAGAAAATTTGAACATTTCATCAATCCAGTTCTGTCCTCGCGTTTAATACTCTTCGCCCTCTTCGTCTTCCTCGAACGAGTCGACGCCGACCTCCTCGTAATCCTTCTCCAGAGCGGCCATGTCCTCTCTGGCCTCGGAGAACTCGCCCTCCTCCATGCCCTCTCCGACGTACCAGTGCACGAAGGCCCTCTTGGCGTACATGAGGTCGAACTTGTGGTCGAGCCGAGCCCAGGCCTCGGCGATGGCGGTGGTGTTGCTCAGCATGCACACGGCCCTCTGCACTTTGGCCAGGTCTCCTCCGGGAACCGCGGTGGGCGGCTGGTAGTTGATGCCGACCTTGAAGCCGGTGGGACACCAGTCCACAAACTGGATGGAGCGCTTGGTTTTGATGTTGGCGATGGCCACGTTCACCTCCTTGGGCACCACGTCTCCGCGGTACAGCAGACAGCAGGCCATGTACTTGCCGTGGCGAGGGTCGCACTTCACCATCTGATTGGCGGGCTCGAAGCAGGAGTTGGTGATTTCGGCCACAGTGAGCTGCTCGTGGTACGCCTTCTCCGCAGAGATGACGGGCGCGTAGGTGGCCAGAGGGAAGTGGATGCGAGGGTAAGGCACCAGGTTGGTCTGGAACTCAGTCAGGTCCACGTTCAGGGCGCCATCGAAGCGCAGGGAGGCGGTGATGGAGGAGACAATCTGGCTGATAAGGCGATTCAGGTTTGTGTAGGACGGACGCTCGATGTCCAAGTTCCTGCGGCAGATGTCGTAGATGGCCTCGTTGTCAACCATGAAGGCGCAGTCGGAGTGCTCCAGGGTGGTGTGGGTGGTCAGGATGGAGTTGTAGGGCTCCACCACGGCTGTGGACACCTGAGGAGCCGGGTAGATGGCGAACTCCAGCTTGGACTTCTTGCCAAAGTCTACGGAGAGGCGCTCCATAAGGAGAGAGGTGAAGCCGGAGCCGGTTCCTCCTCCGAAGGAGTGGAAGACCAGGAAGCCCTGGAGCCCAGTGCACTGGTCGGactgaaggagagaagaagaagaaaaggttAAAACACACATCTGGGTCTCAGGGTTTAGATCAAGAATTTGGTTTGATGTGGTGGATTTCATTCAGCTCACAAAAGCAATAAATCTCCCTGAGCTCTGAACCAACAGCTGATGGAGATTCCTCCACTTCAGACACTGTGATTAATCACGTCTGCTGGATGTGTTGAAACTGCTCAAACGTCCGGTAATGACTTCAACATGTTTGAATCTTAACTCTAAGCAGCCAGTgtctcctctcagctcctcttACCAGTTTGCGGATTCTGTCAAGGACGGAGTCGATGTGCTCCTTTCCGACTGTGTAGTGACCGCGGGCGTAGTTGTTGGCGGCGTCCTCCTTCCCAGAGATCAGCTGCTCGGGGTGGAAGAGCTGTCGGTATGTTCCGGTACGAACCTCATCTAGAGAGAGACGAAGAGGACGAGTGTTAATACTGATGATTGATTTGTATGAAGTTTAAATCTGttgaattcagattttaaaaccTCCTGAAACTAACTGCAAATATTCTGTGTATAAAATGACTTTGAGAGGATAAATAGTAAAACATAAATCTACAAACCCTTAGTTATGAAGGAAATTATAACTTTAATTGCTCAAAATGAACTTTGGCCAAACTCTAAATGAATGTTGCATCACCCCTTCTCTTGAAACCGTTTATTGGTTTAGCTAATGATCAGCTCGAGTCATCTTTATAGATCACGTCTCAAACAGAAGCTCCTTCAACTCCTCGCCTGTCGCCCCGGGGCAGGAATGTTCTCTAGCTAAAGAAAACccgtttctcctcctcaccGATGACAGTGGGCTCCAGGTCGACGAAGATGGCCCTGGGGACGTACTTCCCGTTGCCGGTCTCGCTGAAGAAGGTGGTGAAGGAGTCGTCGCCGCGCCCGTCGGACTTGACGGTTGGCATCTGTCCGTCGGGCTGGATGCCGTGTTCCAGACAGTACAGCTCCCAGCAGGTGTTGCCCATCTGGACACCGGCCTGGCCAACGTGGATAGAGATACACTCGCGCTGTGGATGGAAGAAAAAGgatcatttaattttttatttaaacaacgTCTGACTGCAGATGAGGATCAGTTTCCAGCTGCTGAAAGTCAAACCCACAACATGTCAAAACATAAATAGGTCAAACCATTTTTCTGGAAAGCTTAAGTCAGCACATCTGTATTTAACTGGTCTCGACTTGCTGAGAGTGACAGTTAACTGGGTGGAGTCAACGTGTCACGGGGCCttgtccctttttttatttgcatgagGTCGTCCTCTGCAAACAGCCAAGTTCTCAAACATCCTCGTCAGTGGGATGTGAAATCAGCAGTCAGATCTAAATACGCCAGCGGAGGTGATTAGCACCGTCATGTCGGGGCCAAAGTGCTCCCACACCCTGCTGAGGCATTTCTCCTTCCCTGTAAAtaatgtggaggaggaaggaggagttGGTTCCTACGGACTGGAAACCAGTTTGTTCTCATTACTTAAACATTTGGCCCGAGGGGACATTAGGACGTCGTCCGTCCCGCCTGGTTAACTGCTCttttcaaagagagagaaataacttGTGAGGATGAAATCAGCTTCATGCATCGGGTTTCTGCTGATGTGTAAAAGCTTTGTTCCACCGCTGTGTTCACATGACCGCTGCAGAGGCCCAGCTGTCACCGGTAACATGAGAACAACTTGTTTTAAAGTGTTGCTGCGTCAAAGTGAGGTTATATTCATGTCTGACGAATAGTTTCACATGGTGATGtaagagaggggtggggggatgGGAGAGACGGAGGCGGATTCCCAGCGTTGCCTCTGACCTAATTCTTAGAGGGGACGCGTGACTTGCGtctgtgaaatatttgtgttgttaaattCCAGTGAGTAAGTCCCTCGGTGAGCCGGCGCTAGAGAACATCCCGACAGAGCAGCTCTGTTTTTCCAGTGAGACGTCGTCAGCAACACAATCGCACTCCggcaaagtgctgcacaacTTCTGATCATCACTAAGTACACAAGGGTTTTTCCCTCCTGGCTTCACTGATGCAAGACACACAACTTTATGATATATAAGACATTTAAAACGCTGCTTCCATTACAGGGACGTGTGCAGGCGTAGAAATGTTTATGGTGCAAATATAGATTTAATTAGCTTGTaatttacatgtaaaataactaaaagaataaaaacGGTAAAAATTTAAGCAAAGCCCACTATTAGAATAATAACTAGAATAAGGTCAAAGCAGGAAATGGAATTC contains these protein-coding regions:
- the LOC117774668 gene encoding tubulin alpha chain-like; this translates as MRECISIHVGQAGVQMGNTCWELYCLEHGIQPDGQMPTVKSDGRGDDSFTTFFSETGNGKYVPRAIFVDLEPTVIDEVRTGTYRQLFHPEQLISGKEDAANNYARGHYTVGKEHIDSVLDRIRKLSDQCTGLQGFLVFHSFGGGTGSGFTSLLMERLSVDFGKKSKLEFAIYPAPQVSTAVVEPYNSILTTHTTLEHSDCAFMVDNEAIYDICRRNLDIERPSYTNLNRLISQIVSSITASLRFDGALNVDLTEFQTNLVPYPRIHFPLATYAPVISAEKAYHEQLTVAEITNSCFEPANQMVKCDPRHGKYMACCLLYRGDVVPKEVNVAIANIKTKRSIQFVDWCPTGFKVGINYQPPTAVPGGDLAKVQRAVCMLSNTTAIAEAWARLDHKFDLMYAKRAFVHWYVGEGMEEGEFSEAREDMAALEKDYEEVGVDSFEEDEEGEEY